ATTCTGGGCGCGGGTGTCGCCGGAAGCAACGCCTGCCAGGTGGCCGTGGGCATGGGCGCCCATGTCACGGTCATTGACATAAACCCCGCCCGGCTCCGCTACCTGTACGACATCATGGGCGGGCGGCTCACCACGGTCATGTCCAACCGGGCCAGCATCGCCGAGGAGGTGGTCCGGGCGGACCTGGTCATCGGGGCCGTGCTGGTGCCCGGCGCCCGCGCCCCCCGGCTAATCACGGAGGACCTGGTCCGGCAGATGAAGCCCAACGCGGCACTGCTCGACATCGCGATTGACCAGGGCGGCTGCATCGAGACCGCCCGGCCCACCACCCACGCCGACCCCATCTACAAACTCCACGGCGTGGTCCACTACTGCGTCGCCAACATGCCCGGCGCGGTCCCGCGCACCGCCACGCACGCCCTCACCAATGTCACCCTGGGCTACGGGCTGGAACTGGCCGACAAGGGCTTCAATCGGGCCATTGCGGAGAACAGAGCCCTGCGCAGGGGGGTGAACCTGCTCGATGGAAAAATCACCTATCCCGCCGTGGCTGAGGCCTTCGCCATGGAGTGCGCCGAACTGTGAACCGCCCCCCCCGCCATAGATGCGCCGCGCCCGGGTTGTGCCGGATTGCGCTGGCCTGCGCGCTCCTCCTGTCCATCGCCGGATGCCGCACCACCGACAACCATTCAGAGCGGCAGCTACGGCATGCGGGGTTGGTCGAGGTGGCCGAAGTGGTCCCGGACGCGGTGCTGGACATCCGCTACGCCACGACGGACAATTTCACCGGCCAGGCGGTGTATCCCTCGTCACGGTGTTTTCTGAACCGGGACGCCGCCCATGCCCTGGCGCTGGTCCAGAAAGACCTGAAATCACAGGGATTCCGCTTGAAGGTTTTTGACGGATACCGACCCCTCTCGGTGCAAAGGCGTTTCTGGGCCATCCTCCCAAATCCCGATTTCGTGGCCGACCCCGCCGTGGGA
This region of Candidatus Hydrogenedentota bacterium genomic DNA includes:
- the ald gene encoding alanine dehydrogenase; the protein is MIIGVPREIKPGEARVALVPSGVAAFTAHGHRVLVESGAGLGSGVADAAYAASGAELVPSAAEVWGRADLIIKVKEPVDPEFDLMRPGQLLYTYLHLASNETLTRRLLERKITGVAYETIQLEDGSLPLLTPMSEVAGRLAVQKGAFCLEAASGGAGILLGGVSGVKPANVVILGAGVAGSNACQVAVGMGAHVTVIDINPARLRYLYDIMGGRLTTVMSNRASIAEEVVRADLVIGAVLVPGARAPRLITEDLVRQMKPNAALLDIAIDQGGCIETARPTTHADPIYKLHGVVHYCVANMPGAVPRTATHALTNVTLGYGLELADKGFNRAIAENRALRRGVNLLDGKITYPAVAEAFAMECAEL
- a CDS encoding M15 family metallopeptidase — encoded protein: MCRIALACALLLSIAGCRTTDNHSERQLRHAGLVEVAEVVPDAVLDIRYATTDNFTGQAVYPSSRCFLNRDAAHALALVQKDLKSQGFRLKVFDGYRPLSVQRRFWAILPNPDFVADPAVGSRHNRGFAVDVSLVTLDGLEVPMPTAFDDFSERAHPDYPDIPEEAARNRAILRRAMERRGFTIFPTEWWHFGKRPVKGIFPNSVGCGRM